The genomic interval TCGAGGACAACTTCACGCATTTCCAGGATGGGATATTCCACCAGTTCTTCTTTGGATGGGACTTCTGATGCGCAGGGCACTGGTCATAGGGATCGCGGTCGCGCTGGCAGGATGCGGCGGGCTGAAACTTGCCGGACCGCCACGCCACCCCGAGTCGGGCATCCTCATGCTCGGCGGAAGCCCGTCGCGCAACAACAACCTGAACGATGTTCCTCCTCCTCCTCTTTCACCCGAATGGGATGAGGACGTCACCGCCGGCATTGGCGACGGCGCGCCGTGTCTCGTGGACAGTATCCTGTTCATCGGGAATCTGCGCGGGGAGCTCTACGCCCTCCATGCCGCCACCGGCAAACGTCTCGGCTGGGTCGCCCTCGGCGGCGCGATACAGGGAACGCCGGTGATCGCCGGCTCGAGAGCCATCGTGGCACTTGCCGGAGGACGCGAATCCGTCGTCGCATACGATCTTGTCGAGGGGAGGATCCGCTGGCGGTTCTCCGGGGGCGACGTCCACGGATCTCCCCTCCTGCTGGGAACATCCATCTATGCCGCGAACGTCTACGGGGTCCTCACGTGCCTTTCCCTGGGGACCGGCGAAAAGATGTGGAGCTTTGCTCTTCCGTCGAATACCACGCTGAAGGGGATCCGGTCCTCACCTGCAGGCCAGGACAGTTCCATTGTCTTCGGAGCTGACGACGGATCCCTGTACTGCTGCAATGCGCTGACCGGCACGATGCGCTGGCGCGTCACATCGGGTGGGCCCATCCAGGCGACACCGGTCATTCATGACGGCACCGTCTATGTTGGCACATTGAACGGCGATCTCGTGGCCGTCGACCTGAGGTCCGGCTCTCTCCGATGGTCGGGTAAGCCCGGGTCGTCGATCTATGGTGCCGCGGTCGCCGACTCCGCTGCCGTGATCGTCGGCACCACCGGCGGACATATCGTCGCGATGGACCCTGCCACAGGGGCCACACGCTGGAACACCGACCTCCGGTCCCCCGTTGATGCAGGACTCCTTGGGGCCGGCGATGTCATCTATGCCGGTACACTGAAGAAGGAGCTCATCGCCCTCAAGCGATCGACCGGCGAGATCATCTGGCG from Ignavibacteriota bacterium carries:
- a CDS encoding PQQ-binding-like beta-propeller repeat protein — its product is MRRALVIGIAVALAGCGGLKLAGPPRHPESGILMLGGSPSRNNNLNDVPPPPLSPEWDEDVTAGIGDGAPCLVDSILFIGNLRGELYALHAATGKRLGWVALGGAIQGTPVIAGSRAIVALAGGRESVVAYDLVEGRIRWRFSGGDVHGSPLLLGTSIYAANVYGVLTCLSLGTGEKMWSFALPSNTTLKGIRSSPAGQDSSIVFGADDGSLYCCNALTGTMRWRVTSGGPIQATPVIHDGTVYVGTLNGDLVAVDLRSGSLRWSGKPGSSIYGAAVADSAAVIVGTTGGHIVAMDPATGATRWNTDLRSPVDAGLLGAGDVIYAGTLKKELIALKRSTGEIIWRTTTDGRIKTTPIGGLGRVFIAQDTRIIRSFRGAR